The Vidua chalybeata isolate OUT-0048 chromosome 24, bVidCha1 merged haplotype, whole genome shotgun sequence genome includes a window with the following:
- the LOC128799371 gene encoding translation initiation factor IF-2-like yields MMNAGCARDVRGMCAGMQRGERGDAARCERGCGGDAGGCARGCGGTSAEIQRDVRGMCAGMQRDVRGMCAGMQRDVRGMSPEIRRDVSAMCAGIERDVRGMCAGCARAVLGPDPAAPRPRYSPGAASPARARSRGAAASWGGEEAAEAEEPPRPSWIPRRGGGRGTKVTPQRLQFPGGSEIPGKGPGGAGEE; encoded by the exons ATGATGAATG CGGGATGTGCGCGGGATGTGCGCGGGATGTGCGCGGGGATGCAGCGGGGTGAGCGCGGGGATGCAGCGCGATGTGAGCGCGGATGCGGCGGGGATGCGGGGGGATGTGCGCGGGGATGCGGCGGGACGAGCGCGGAGATCCAGCGCGACGTGCGCGGGATGTGCGCGGGGATGCAGCGCGACGTGCGCGGGATGTGCGCGGGGATGCAGCGCGACGTGCGCGGGATGAGCCCGGAGATCCGGCGCGATGTGAGCGCCATGTGCGCGGGGATAGAGCGGGACGTGCGCGGGATGTGCGCGGGGTGCGCTCGGGCTGTGCTCGGACCCGACCCTgccgctccgcgcccgcggTACTCGCCTGGCGCAGCATCCCCGGCCCGGGCCCGCTCCCGGGGGGCCGCAGCGAGCTGGGGCGGAGAGGAGGCGGCGGAGGCGGAGGAGCCCCCCCGTCCCTCCTGGATCCCTCGCAgaggcggcggccgcgggaCCAAGGTCACCCCGCAGCGACTACAATTCCCAGGAGGCAGCGAGATCCCGGGAAAAGgcccggggggagcgggggaaGAGTGA